The Trichomycterus rosablanca isolate fTriRos1 chromosome 19, fTriRos1.hap1, whole genome shotgun sequence region gtatttagatGGTAATTATTCTTTAATAGCTCTGAGATGAGAGAAGCTGAGGGAGATATTTTTAATTGTTGTGATATAGCCGTGGTTCAAAGCATATGCAATTATGAAATGAAAGTTCGTTAGCATATGGAACATATGGAAAGAAaaattcactgtccattttatcagctccacttaccatatagaagcactttgtagttctataattactgattgtagtccatctgtttctctacatgctttgttagcccactttcatgctgttcttcaaaggtcaggacgcccacaggaccaccacagagcaggtattatttgggtggtgggtcattctcagcactgcagtgaaactgacatggtggtgatgtgttagtgtgtgttgtgctagtatgacacctcactgtcactgctagactgaatatagtccaccaagcaaaaataatatacagagtcctgtgaccactgatgaaggtctagaactcaaacagcagcaatagatgagcgatcgtctctgactttacatctacaaggtggaccgactaggtaggagtgtctaatagagtggacagtgagtggacacaggatttaaaaactccagcagcgctgctgtgtcttatccactcataccagcacaacacacactaacacaccaccaccatgtcagtgtcactgcagtgctgagaatgatccaccacctaaataatacctactctgtggtggtcctgaccattaagggacagcatgaaaggggggctaacaaagcatgcagagaaaatggactacagtcagtaattgtagaactacaaagtgcttctatatggtaagtggagctgataaaatggacagtgagtgtataaacaaggaggtggttttaatgttatggctgatcggtgtatatatatatatatatgcagttaAGCAAGCTGATTAAACATTTTGGTTGTTGGTCCAGCACAtttcacagatgctcgattggattgagatctggggaatttggaggccaagtcaacacctcaaacacgTTGTTGTGCtgctcaaaccattcctgaaccatttttgctttgtggcagggcgcatcatcctgctgaaagaggccaaagatatcagggaataccgtttccataaagggtgtacatggtctgcaacaatgcttaggtaggtggtacgtgtcaaagtaacatacacatggatggcaggacccaaggttttccagcagaacattgcccaaggcatcacactgcctccaccggcttgccttcttcccatagtgcatcctggtgccgtgtgttccccaggtaagcgaggCACACGCACCCCGCAATCCATGTgacgtaaaagaaaacgtgattcatcagaccaggccaccttcttccattgctccgtggtccagttccgatgctcacgtgcccagtctacggctatgcagccccatatgcaacaaactgagatgcactgtcacacctttctatcagaaccagcattaccttcttcagctatttgagctacaggagctcatctgttggatcagaccaccgTATCTAATTACCCAGCTGTATCTCCTCTACTGCCGCAGACTCCTACCCTGACCGTGGACGGCGGTACCTAACACACGCTCCcgtcgacacgtgtgcagtgtgtaattaataggaaaggtgatgtaacacagtggtaaacaagcctctgtctcaactttttaagtgtgttgcagacatgaAATGTGGTGCAGGCTTTAAATTTGgcatttaacatattttttgtacttttgtcggTTGAATACAGTCTCAAGAAAATTAAATCACAGATTCAggtttttatagcattttacaaaatgtcccaacttttctggaaattggaTTTGTACACCACACCTATGAATAATTTCAAATTTctgatttttttgtgttttaaatagtAAATCAGAGGGGAAAATAGAAGGAAATCCAAAGATTACCAAGACTTGCATGCTCTCTATGAGTGTTTATTATAAATTGTAACATTTGTCTTCAGCTGTAGCCAACTAAACAtcatgttaaataaatacagattcaAAGTATAAAAAGTGCCTGAGCTTGCTAGTGTGGCAGGTATATGGTGAACCAGACAAAAAAATTGAACAATAAAATGGTTGTTTCTTTTTGAGATTTATTTTTCTGGTCATGattcttcattttttttttcattcgtTTTTGCTACTGCAAATCAAATTAGGTGTATGCAAACCTTTATAAgtgttatattatttaataacataaatacaattaatatacatatatagtttAAACTTACtgtcctctttattaggaacacaaacCCGGTTAACCACGGAAACTAgagctgttttaattattacttaattaattaattactattattttgcagtgtgtgtgtgtgtttaccttgtgtacactttctgatcacaggacgctcTTCGCTTTACATATTCGATTGGAGTACCATACCACCAGTATTATCGACAATGAAGTGTTTAaacatcccaacaacactgctgcacctgatacactcatacagaacacacactacGACATTATTACCCTGTTAGAACGGTCCACTGTACAAAAATCCTCAGGTCAATGTGTTCCTTTGGGGGTTCCTTTCCATGTATATGGatatgatatacaccgatcaactacaaaattaaaaccacctcctttttttctacactcactgtccattttatcagctccacttaccatatagaagtactttatagttctataattactgactgtagtccatctgtttctctgcatgctttgttagcccactttcatgctgttcttcaatggtcaggactcccacaggaccactacagagcaggtattatttgggcggtgggtcattctcagcactgcagtgacaatgacatggtggtggtgtgttagtgtgtgttgtgctgttatgagtggataagacacagcagtgctgatggagttttagacaatagtccaccaaccaaaaaaatatccagccaaaagcgccttgtgggcagcacctgtgaccactgatgaaggtctagaagatgaccaactcaaacagcagcaatagatgagcgatcgtctctgactttacatctacaaggtggaccaactaggtaggagtgtctaacagagtggacagtgagtggagacgtgtttaaaaactccagcagcgctgctgtgtctgatccacttatatcATACCagtccaacacacactaacacaccaccaccatgtcagtgtcactgcagtgctgagaatgatccaccacctaaataatacctgctctgtggtggtcctggggggtcctgaccattgaggaacagggtgaaagcaggctaaaaaagtatgtagagaaacagatggcctacagtcagtaattgtagaactacaaagtgcttctatatggtaagtggagctgataaaatggacagtgggtgtagaaaccaggaggtggttttaatgttatggctaatcaatactgcacctgatgcactcatacagaacaacacacacaagaatgcaccgctgagaatggtccactgCCCCAAAATCATCTGGTCAATGTGTTCCTTTGGGGGTTCCTTTCCATGAATAAATGAAGTAGAGGGAGGAGACCAAGTACACAGATTGGCTACAGTTAGTATATGTATACCCACAATTGTATggtaaatattaaatgttaattGGATAATCTATGAATAAACGTACCaaataggtgttcctaataaattgGATGCTTTGAGAAAATTATTACACCTCCTCAGAAGGTCATCAACATAGAGTCTCCCAAACTCTTCCTCCTCCCTTAGAGACTAAAactgttggatgagaaggcctggctaaCAACTGATgctccgattcatcccagagttCTTCTACGAATGaaagtcagggttctgtgcaggcaacTAGAGTTCCTCCTTACCAAAGACGCTTTGTGCACCAAACTATTGCCCCAAATCTGAAGCATTTCCCCCCCTTCCCTTGTTTGTAATGGTTGTGTCCCATAAAATATTCACAGAGACAGGTAGAAAATGTTAATGCTTTATTTGTACTGGTATAAAAGGTGCCGTATTTTCCGTCTCACTCCCGTCATTCTCATGACGAGACAAGTTTTTTTCATCGAGCTGCTATATTTACACTGATGTGAGACATTTTCCCGTCGAACTCGTCTAAATCCGTCATCACACACACTGAATCTGAGCCTACACCGgtgattaaacatttattaaagtgCTTTTCTTATCTATCATTGCAACACATATTTTACAGAGTAATAATGGACTGTacattttatgtgtgtttgtgaatgtaaatgtgtggaCTTTGGCCACATGTCCGTTCAGGTGCGTCATCAGAGCTTGGAATTAATGCATCGACTGTCTTCTCGTTAAAGGTATTACAATTAAAACTTGCCATACCATACAAATAAATAGTCATAGCCGGAGCTATCGCATGCAAACATCAGCAAGTATGCGTCAAGCAATAATACAGTTTGTTTCCGGTGACGTAGCTGAGCCGAGTGCAAAGACGTACGTCAGtgtattcattaaaaaaatgcttttttttcttcttcttccaaATTGTAGTTACTTAAACATCCTTCTAATTTAGCCAGTGTGTCCATTCCGTCTTCAAATATttgataaaatgttaaaataagcCTACTACAGGATGCTACTcgaaacataataaaaaataataataatttcacccGTATTTTTTCGTATATAAAAGCAGAGCAATTACAGTTATTAACGACAAAACTACAGATCGTAAAAAGCAACCTACTCCTTGTCCATCTCGACAAACTGTGAATGATTCTCCGGAGACTTGCTGTGAGTTTTACTCAAGTGGAGTTTGACCGCGTGGTTGCTGGCGAATGTCCGACTGCACAGCTTGCATTTGAATTTCGAGTCGACGTCTTCCTCCGACAGGAGGGCGTCCGTCACCTTGCCGTTAAAAGCCCTAGCCAGTTCGGGCTCGGCCACCTTCGTCTGGTGCTCCGCCGGCAGTTTGCTCATGTCTTTCATCTGAAAACCCAGATGGGATTCGAGATGCGAGATGAAAGCCGACGGCATCCTGAACTGGGACGCGCAGTCGTTGCAGTAAAAGACCGGATGCCCCGTGTCCATGTTCTTTAGGAATTTGGTCCCGCCGGTCTTTCTGAGTTGATATTTTACGTTGGCTAGCCAGTGGCTTATGGTAGTCATGGACAGTCCGGTGAACTTGGAGATGTGCATGCGCTCTTGAGGGCCGAGGTCGGACAGGAGATACTTGCCGTCTGAGGTCTGAAAGAGACTGGAAGCAAACTGGGCTTGAAGGATGAGTAGGTGCTGAGGGTTCCAGTTAGACTGCCTGCCTTTGCGCTTGTGGATGGAATACACGTCGCTGGAGACGTCTTCGAAGCGTCTGACGTCCGACTCCAGTTTCATAGCGGGCACTCTCGATGGCATTGAGGGTTTTGGTGTCGTGGCTTTGGGAAGAACCTTTACCATGTCTGCAATGTCAGACAGTGCGTGTTTCTGAGGCATAGGCGTAGACGACTGCGTCGAAACAGAGGAGCTcaatttatgtttgttttttgttaaatCTATGGGCTGGTCGTTATTTGTAAACATGAAGCTGTTGGCCCTGATGCCAGCGGATGACTTAAGTAACGAAGCCGTTTTTTCCAGGCCCCGGCTCAACTCTGAGTATACGGACCGGCTACGTTGTGGCAGAATCCCCTCCTGCTTTGGCTTATTCGCCTTCCCCAAATGATTGTTCAGGACGGACTGTAGTGCACTTAGAGGGTTGATGCTAAGGACGTCCTGAGAGTCGCTGACAAGCTCTGAAGAACTGCTGTGCCCGTTGCTGACAGGAGGGCTCGGCGATAGGTTGGCCGTGTCAGAGAAAGCCGGGCTCAACTTCCCTTTGATCGTCTCATTCCCTTCACTTACGCAGTCTGCATCCAGCTTTGAAGAGGAAGACGAATCGTCTTGACAATCACTGTCATCGTTCTCCGCTAGATCAAACTTGCAGTTCTGGCTCTCTTTGTCGTCGGATGTGCCACTCCTCTCTTTTTTGATGTCCGGATTGTGCTGCCCCTGGAAGCTCTTGAGTCCTCGAAGTCCCCGATAAAACTTCCCCTTGGGAGCAATGAGCCTCAGTCTCTGGCTGGGACTCTGCTTTAGCTGGATGGGGGGTGAGGCAGACAGAGGGGCACTCTTGATCATGCCCGATAGTTGGTAGGCTGCGTGGATGCTGGGATAAGCACTCCAACTGGGTGTCCCGGTTTGAGCCTTGTTTATTGCTGTGGCCACTGTGTTAGCTAAGGACTTGAGTATATCCCCTCCTGCGCTGGCTCCTTGTTCGAGGTCCTCCTCCCTCAGGTATGGATATTTTGAGCTGGCATCAGCGGGTTTTTGATCTGCACCATCTTCCTGGtcatctttctctttctctttgtcAACACGGTcaggtttcttttctttttgggaAGCTTTTTGAGAATCCTCAGAGGCTGTGTTATTTGGGGAGGCTTTCTGCCCTTCGCAGTCGTTAATGTTGGGCTCCGCTAGTGCCTGCATCTTCTCTATTGCTGAAGGATCGAGGGTCAACTGTTTACCCTTCTTGGAAGC contains the following coding sequences:
- the LOC134333195 gene encoding teashirt homolog 2 is translated as MPRRKQQAPRRAAVYDPDDDGGVPEPMAEEEGGNDIPTEDDGSEKISPKVAEDKETDNKSNYSFQNSPVSVLSNQEVELESRLSDGSDRLSDFKAASPPESLKDNEKHSSKLKDETYSSLEKMRATYVNFLSDSYWTNPGLEFKVDNTGGKANCDSTNASTKREFDWHQDALSKTLQQTLSPKSLSKPNLFSSVHLYRQSTKAGGSVFTGASRFRCKDCSAAYDTLVELTVHMSKSGHYHDDNHNRQGIASTSSSKSRKRNLQDMEGKEDAQKVLKCMFCGHSFDSLQDLSVHMIKTKHYQKVPLKEPIPVITRKLLPPAKKRAFESTRPCSPDSTTGAISYNEAHRSSGLANVPNNRYGYQNGASYTWQFETCKSQILKCMECGSSHDTLQQLTTHMMVTGHFIKVTNSASKKGKQLTLDPSAIEKMQALAEPNINDCEGQKASPNNTASEDSQKASQKEKKPDRVDKEKEKDDQEDGADQKPADASSKYPYLREEDLEQGASAGGDILKSLANTVATAINKAQTGTPSWSAYPSIHAAYQLSGMIKSAPLSASPPIQLKQSPSQRLRLIAPKGKFYRGLRGLKSFQGQHNPDIKKERSGTSDDKESQNCKFDLAENDDSDCQDDSSSSSKLDADCVSEGNETIKGKLSPAFSDTANLSPSPPVSNGHSSSSELVSDSQDVLSINPLSALQSVLNNHLGKANKPKQEGILPQRSRSVYSELSRGLEKTASLLKSSAGIRANSFMFTNNDQPIDLTKNKHKLSSSVSTQSSTPMPQKHALSDIADMVKVLPKATTPKPSMPSRVPAMKLESDVRRFEDVSSDVYSIHKRKGRQSNWNPQHLLILQAQFASSLFQTSDGKYLLSDLGPQERMHISKFTGLSMTTISHWLANVKYQLRKTGGTKFLKNMDTGHPVFYCNDCASQFRMPSAFISHLESHLGFQMKDMSKLPAEHQTKVAEPELARAFNGKVTDALLSEEDVDSKFKCKLCSRTFASNHAVKLHLSKTHSKSPENHSQFVEMDKE